In Clarias gariepinus isolate MV-2021 ecotype Netherlands chromosome 1, CGAR_prim_01v2, whole genome shotgun sequence, one DNA window encodes the following:
- the LOC128520144 gene encoding E3 ubiquitin/ISG15 ligase TRIM25-like: MTETEISVACGQFSCSICLDLMKDPAALLCGHSFCMECINNCWDQEDQKGVYSCPQCRQTFTPRPVVSKNTVLAEVVETLKKARLQATPPAQSLAGLEDVDCDFCTERKHKAIKSCLVCLASFCETHLQPHYKSPAFKKHKLVEASRRLQEQICSQHDKLLEVYCRTDQLCICMLCTMDQHKGHDTVSASAERVEKQKQLLEIQGKSKQRIQAREKELQELRKGVETHKHSAQTAVQETGRIFTELIKFIEGRWSEVTKLIRTQEKAALNRAEEVMKKLEQEIADQKKRDDELEVLSQTEDPIQYLQKFKSVTSSAGPSNLPTITLSPLLTFENVIKSVSQLKEKVEEHSKIEFEEISKKVAKEVLVSFSLRQCR; this comes from the exons ATGACAGAGACAGAAATTTCCGTCGCTTGTGGACAGTTCAGCTGTTCAATCTGTTTGGATCTGATGAAGGATCCAGCAGCTCTTCTCTGTGGACACAGTTTCTGTATGGAGTGTATTAATAACTGCTGGGATCAGGAGGATCAGAAGGGAGTCTATAGCTGTCCTCAGTGTAGACAAACCTTCACTCCAAGACCTGTTGTGAGTAAAAACACTGTTCTGGCTGAAGTAGTGGAGACACTGAAGAAGGCAAGACTACAAGCTACACCTCCGGCTCAGTCTTTAGCTGGACTTGAAGATGTGGATTGTGATTTCTGCACtgagagaaaacacaaagccaTCAAGTCCTGTCTGGTGTGTCTGGCCTCTTTCTGTGAGACTCACCTCCAGCCTCACTATAAATCTCCTGCCTTTAAGAAGCACAAGCTGGTCGAAGCCTCCAGACGACTCCAGGAGCAGATCTGCTCTCAGCATGACAAACTGCTGGAGGTTTACTGTCGCACTGACCAGCTGTGTATCTGCATGTTGTGTACCATGGATCAACATAAAGGACATGATACAGTATCAGCTTCAGCAGAAAGAGTTGAAAAACAG AAGCAGTTGTTGGAGATTCAGGGAAAATCCAAGCAGAGAATCCAGGCGAGAGAGAAGGAGCTACAGGAGCTGAGAAAGGGTGTGGAGACTCACAAG CACTCAGCACAAACAGCAGTACAGGAAACTGGGAGgatctttactgagctgatTAAATTCATTGAGGGAAGATGGTCTGAGGTAACAAAGCTGATCAGAACTCAGGAGAAAGCTGCACTGAATCGAGCTGAAGAAGTCATGAAGaaactggagcaggagattgcaGACCAGAAGAAGAGAGATGATGAGTTGGAGGTGCTTTCACAGACAGAAGATCCAATCCAGTACCTCCAG aaATTCAAGTCTGTCACAAGCTCAGCTGGACCTTCCAACTTGCCCACCATCACATTAAGTCCTCTCCTAACTTTTGAGAATGTAATAAAGTCTGTGTCTCAACTGAAAGAGAAAGTGGAGGAGCACTCTAAAATTGAGTTTGAGGAGATCTCTAAGAAAG TGGCTAAGGAGGTCCTGGTGTCGTTTAGTTTGAGACAGTGCCGTTGA